The following DNA comes from Rosa rugosa chromosome 5, drRosRugo1.1, whole genome shotgun sequence.
ATGAGGGGACATTCATCGTCATCATCGTCACCGACATCTCTGGAGAGTCCATCATCCCCCAAAGCACCCTTTGTTTGTAAACGTATGTAGCTAGCCAGCCTATCACCACATTTTAACAAGTATTAAGCtagttgattacttgatttttTACATGAAataagattttatttttattttttttgtgtttatttGGATTTATAATATGAGTACGTGTTCATTTGTTTAACTTGCAGCACCTGAGAAGAAACACAGGCTTCCATCTGCTTACAATCGCTTCATGAAGTGAGGGGATCCAATTTTTATATTTGGTTTTCACATCGTTCATAATTATCACATCATTATAAGCACCTTAATTTGTGTTGTACTTGTATATAGAGAGGAGATCCAGCGGATTAAAGCAGCGAACCCAGAGATTCCACACCGTGAAGCTTTTAGTGCTGCTGCCAAAAATGTAAGGTTGCTTTAATCCTGTGCAGTTAATTAGGGTTCAGTGTTCACGTACGGTTGCATAGACTTTTCTGGTAGACCTGGTTAGATTTCATATGTACTTTTTACGTCAACCTAACTAGTTAGCTGTCGATATTACAGTGGGCAAGGTATCCTACTCCGTCAGCAACTGCTGCATCAGATTCTGGCAGCAGTAACAAACTCAACGTAAGAATTTGACTCTGTTCAAGTTTTATTACTCGTTCAAAGTTCAGAGATATTGATGGTAATTAACAAGGTCCCAGATTTTGCAGGAATGAGTAGTACGGCGTCGTATTGTGCTAGGCTACTAGAACTGGCATTTATGACATGGAGGACGACAGGACGTAGAACTGGAGAGGGATCGATGTAGCAGTGCTACTGGTTCAGCTTATTATCAAGATCTAGCTATgatgcatttatatatatatttgtaactGAGTCGTTTTATGTTGGTCTTGTTTGTTTAAAGTTAGAACTTTAACTCCGTCGTTGTAGTTTGATTCCTAGTCATTATGAACATGGCATGCATTAAGATTTAAGAGTTCCATGAATGTGTGGTATTAATTAATGACTAAGTTTCCATTTCTATAAGATGGTTATGAATTAATTCCTTCATTTTACTGTGTTATATTATaatcactattttttttttaccgttTTACTCTATATATAGTCTAACGACTATAGTCCGTGACATCTAATCTAAGGCTCAGAGAACATTTTATTTTTGCTATAAATACCATGATTATTTAAGGAAGAGGATTACTTGTTAAGCATAAATTAAATTTTCTCTTCAAGGAAAAAAAGCTCACAATCAAGTTAAATCCCTAAATACGTCATATTAAGACCCTCATTGCCAGTTTCCACCTCCCCCTAATAGAAAAGAGCCAGAGAGAAACATAAAAGAGAgcttcttcttctacttctcTTTTTTGGTCAAACCCATGAAACTCTCGCTGCCTATTGGCGGTCTAAAAAAGGCTTCGAAAATTTAGTAATTTTTACATATAATCTGCCTCTGCTATTTTTCTCCTCCAACAAACCGACCATTTTTATTAAACATTGGGGTTTTAGTTGTACATTACGGCATTGCAGCACTAAAACCCAGTCTTCGGGTTTTAACAGTGCTGGCCTTTGTTGGGTTTTGATCAATTCGTGAAGATGAAGAATGAGGATCAAGCTAGGTTTCTCTTTGGGATATCACTCTCTGATAGGCCGGTTTGGCAACAATTCCTCATTTGTTCTTCTGGGTTCTTCTTTGGTTATCTTGTTAATGGCATTTGCGAGGAGTACGTGTACAATCGTCTCCAATTCAGCTATGGATGGTACTTCACCTTTGTACAAGGATTTGTGTACCTAGCGTTCATATACCTCCAAGGTTTCACCACCAAGAAAATGGTGAACCCATGGAGAACATATGTGAAGCTCTCCGCTGTTCTTATGGGTTCTCATGGATTGACCAAGGGATCCTTGGCTTGGCTCAATTACCCTGCCCAAATTATGTTCAAATCCACAAAGGTTCTGCCTGTGATGGTTATGGGGGCATTTATTCCTGGTCTGAGAAGGAAATACCCAATTCATGAGTACATATCCGCAATCCTCCTAGTTATTGGTCTCATCATTTTCACATTAGCAGATGCAAATACATCTCCCAATTTCAGCATATTGGGTGTGGTGATGATATCGGGCGCTCTAGTTATGGATGCCTTCATGGGGAATGTGCAAGAAGCAATCTTTACAATCAACCCTGACACCACCCAGACAGAGATGTTGTTCTGCTCAACAGTAGTTGGCTTGCCGATGCTACTTCCACCAATGATTCTTACCGGAGAACTCTTTAAGGCCTGGAATTCTTGCGCCGAGCATCCTTATGTGTATGGGGTCTTAGTGTTTGAAGCCATGGCCACATATGTTGGACAAGTATCTGTGCTATCCCTCATTGTGCTTTTTGGAGCCGCCACTACTGCTATGATAACAACGGCTAGGAAGGCGGTGACATTGTTGCTGTCGTACATGATATTTACAAAGCCATTGACGGAACAGCATGGTACAGGGCTAATGCTCATAG
Coding sequences within:
- the LOC133713155 gene encoding protein CRABS CLAW isoform X2, giving the protein MNLEDKVTMDLVQPSEHLCYVRCNFCNTVLAVGLPCKRMMDTVTVKCGHCSNLSFLTTRPNNPIQLQPAPHQCQINDYPTTLTLHQSFSTDSMRGHSSSSSSPTSLESPSSPKAPFVCKPPEKKHRLPSAYNRFMKEEIQRIKAANPEIPHREAFSAAAKNWARYPTPSATAASDSGSSNKLNE
- the LOC133711107 gene encoding UDP-galactose/UDP-glucose transporter 2-like, which translates into the protein MKNEDQARFLFGISLSDRPVWQQFLICSSGFFFGYLVNGICEEYVYNRLQFSYGWYFTFVQGFVYLAFIYLQGFTTKKMVNPWRTYVKLSAVLMGSHGLTKGSLAWLNYPAQIMFKSTKVLPVMVMGAFIPGLRRKYPIHEYISAILLVIGLIIFTLADANTSPNFSILGVVMISGALVMDAFMGNVQEAIFTINPDTTQTEMLFCSTVVGLPMLLPPMILTGELFKAWNSCAEHPYVYGVLVFEAMATYVGQVSVLSLIVLFGAATTAMITTARKAVTLLLSYMIFTKPLTEQHGTGLMLIAAGIILKMVPENQVNKHAKSIKDAVLMISPRANETRLEVDEDNEVNKALV
- the LOC133713155 gene encoding protein CRABS CLAW isoform X1, with the translated sequence MNLEDKVTMDLVQPSEHLCYVRCNFCNTVLAVGLPCKRMMDTVTVKCGHCSNLSFLTTRPNNPIQLQPAPHQCQINDYPTTLTLHQSFSTDSMRGHSSSSSSPTSLESPSSPKAPFVCKPPEKKHRLPSAYNRFMKEEIQRIKAANPEIPHREAFSAAAKNWARYPTPSATAASDSGSSNKLNILQE